Genomic window (Rosa chinensis cultivar Old Blush chromosome 6, RchiOBHm-V2, whole genome shotgun sequence):
TCGGCTACATCATATACAGGTTCTTGTCTGGTTTCATAATCAAGAATTTGTAAATTGACGAAGATAACTTCGAAATTTGAGGGTAACAAATAACCGCACCAACTTCCAGTAGCATGTTCATAACAAAAAGGCACCATCTTCATCCACTTCCAGTTACTGTTGCCGACACTTCTGTAGACAATATTTTCACGGCAAAGGTTATGTTTAATTTAGTTCCTAAATTTAACCATAGGAGTACTTTTGCTGGCTGACGAAATTTGCATGTTGCCAATGAAATTTCGTTGTCCCTTTTTATTGTTGCCACTTCTACAGGTCTGCCGACAAAATTTGTCACCACGTTTTACCGACAAACTTTTCTCGGCATACTTTTATGGACGAAATTTGTCGCTATACTAGATCATGTTTTATGTCAGTTTTTGATTTAAGCATGGGACTAGTTTTGCTTTGCCGATGAAAAACCACGCCTTCACCAagtttctttcctttttatACTTCCTTTCTTTCCATAAGGAAAAATCTCAAAGTAATGCTTACTTCAATGTTTCCCTGAGATCTTATGATCAACCCTAGTTTGGTCTTCCAATTCATGCTATTATACATATTTGAGGGCAAGAATTCTGGGACAGATTAACAGTAGCAGATGCAGTCAAGTAAACCGAGAGATCGCTGGTTATGTACACAAATGTTAAGAGACTTTCAGTTGACTTGAGTGCTCTAAAGATTTCCATGATGATTCAAGCCGCAGCAGATGTAATTTTTCAACAAATGGTTCAAGAACTTCTGCCTCTTCTTCTGGGGCAAAAGCCATGCATATGCTAAGCTCTTGGACAGCCTTCCCGTACTCCCTGGCATTCACCATTATGTTAACTTCGGACCAGTCAATTGAATTTAGAAATTTCGAAATCAATTTGGGAAAATCTATAATAGACATACCTATTGTAGTATAACATCATGCCATGGTCTCTCCTCGAAGCCCAATTATGTGGTTGCAGAATCAACAATCTTTCTGAAGCCATGATGGCCAACCTGTAAAGGAGTCTTGCTTTAATACGTATTAAATGGGAGAAACCAATAAGTGGCCAAGGAACATACAGAAGAAATTGACCACTGTGTAATTACATTTCCATTAAAGAACAATGGTAATGGAACAAACAATGTAAAAAAGAAAGTGGTGCCTCAGAATAAATTCAATAAGCAAACTCTGAGAAGCTACATTTCTATCATTGAACCATAAACCCTATCACTTGCATTGTTATTTTTCACAAAGAAACtaacttttattttattgcCAAGTAAAATCACATTATGGCATTTCTAATATAGAAACCGACAGGAACTTGCTAGTCATGTATGTCAAGCTGCCAAACCATAACACAAGAATATTCATTCCTCAAACTAATTAGGACTATGAAAATTGATGCCTTTACACTTGTGACATTAAAAAAATATACAGTTTCCGTAGGAGGCAAAAGAAACATTACCTGAGTTCTCGGGGTCGTAACAGAGGAGCCTTTGAATCAGTGATTTTGTAAAGTTTATCATGAGCATTGTGAACGTGCCTGAGTGGAGAAGTCAGCATCAGTCCATGAGTTGATCTTGAAGCATGTTTCCAGTGAAGCCTCTGCAATATTTGatatttatttgttaattaaaagtTAATGGCAAGTGAAGACAATTATAGCTCATGAAAATACATAAAATGTTTTGTCATGATGTGATTTTAGAACTTACAACAAGATTGGCTAAAGCAATCCCAATAATGTCTCGGTTTGTAGCTATCTCAAGCCCTGACAGTGAATTGCTTGTTAAATCCGATGCCTTTGATCTAGGGTCTTCGACACACCTTCCATTGACAATTGCAAACAGACTGTGTCCTGAAGTTACCTTGAACAGCTCCTagacaaaaacaagaacaatgaTAGGCTATCAGTTTCTAAGTTCGACCAAACGAACTTGACTTCACGTAAGGATACATGATAATGATTCCAGAAAGTAgatattatgaatttttgatgcATCAGCAAATAAAAACTATGCATCATAAGCTACTGAGTACCAAACTAAATCATTTGAAAGAACCCATGAGAAAGTAGAAAGTGACAATAATAACAAACCTCTGGATATCCAGTTTGCGGCCAGATCAAAAATTCTTCCCCAACTCGAGATCCCACTATGGTCAGACTAAGTCTTCGGCAAACCTCAATGTATATAATGCTAAGCATAATTGCTGTCAACAAGGAAACATATATTCAGCCATCATGGTACATCAATATATCCAAAGAATCATATCACAGAAGAATTTTCCAAAAGCCTTAAAAACTAAGATCAGCAAGAAATATGCCTTTAATCAGTGACTAAATATGTATAAAGGAAGCAAGGGTCAAACTTCACCAATTCCACTTCCAGAGCTTAGAACTAAGTGCAAGTATGAATTCTTTGCATCTCCAAGAACGGGTGACCTTCTGAAGCCTCTTGACTCGAAAAGAACCACATTCACTGCCTCCAAAACTTGAGCCAAATGACAACCTATGTCTTTTGAAATTAGCTCTGCTTCAACTTCTTTGGCAATAGCATCCAGTTCAGCTTGCCACTCGTGTATATTTTTTCCGGCCAATTGCATTCCCTCCACAGTATTCCACGCTAGGTCTTGGGGAGTAGATGAGCCAGAAACACCTTTTCTTTCATTATGAATTGAGAAAGCATCCATCTCTCGATTAAAAGCCATAAATGCCTCATCTTCAGCTGCTATGTAGAGCAAAGCCTGCAGCATCAAGTAGTACTGAACAACATAGAATCTCCAAGCATTTAACTGAGACTAAAAGCACTTCTAGTATGCAAGATGAAATGGCATAAAGGTCCTTCCAACAAGGTAACTACATATGCAAGGCAATGATTTACATCTTAAGCGGAATACATGAACAAGTTATGAGATCATCTGAAACGGTGCCAAGTGTGTTAACCTATAAAAGAAAGCCATTCTTTAGCAGCTATCAGTACAATTTCAGTAGGAAAGACATATCATACCTTTGCAAGAGAGACGTCCTTGTCTTTAGACTGGAAGGAGATCTCCTGAGTAAACTTTTGTCTGGCAGCCTTAAGAACCTAGCATTGTTCAAAACAGTACTTTCAACTTTGAAATTGGGGATCAATGATGAAATAATCAACTGAAAATAAACAGATGGCAAGTACAAATCTAGGAACTGGACAAGTGAAGACAACATAGGGGAGGTGATGATAGGTCTGGTAAATATACGAAACGACGGCCTAGTTATGACAGGTGATGAGCAAATTATAGGAACCTGCTGATAAATATGGGAACGAGGggaagcagaagcagaagaagcaGAGCCAAGAACaaggctcctcctcctcctcctcctctggtACTTGCTTCCTGTCGATTTCGTGTTCTTCTCATCACAACCATTCCAACGATCATACCTATATGACGGTCATTGGTCAAGAACAAAGGGTATTGCGAGTTTTCCTAACACACACATCACAAAAATCCATCTTCCACTCCTCTAACCACAACACACATCTAATtctaattccaattccaattctaaTTCTAATTCCAAGTCCAATCAAGAACTCACAGAGCAACATAAATCAGTAGTGTTAAGCAAGATTAATGTATAGGTTTTACCTCAGGGACCGGTACGGCCGCCGATCGTCACAGTCAGCGGAGCAGATGGCAGTTGAACTAGTCATCAGTGGCGGCAGACACGCCATTGAAATTAGCTCTTCCAATTGAGACTAAAACAGTGTCAAAAACAGTCAAAAAGAAACGAACTTTCTACAAATCAAACACCGCAGAGAAGCAAAGATCAgaacttgaagaagaaggagaagaagagtcCATGGAATTGAGCTCAGGATGATGATGACAGTCAAAAACCCCAGTAGTATTAGAATAGTGATCACAAAAATAGTAACCAGAAAACAAACAATTGAAGCAAATTTTGCACGGTGAAATTTCCATAACTATGAGGACGCCACTGGTATGGAAGACGTCCGTACACATGTAGCTtatgactttaaaaaaaaacaaatcggAGATGGATGGATGATGATAATGGGGATGACGATGGGTATGATGATGATGGGATTCCACCACGGCATTAATTTATGTCAGCACCAGACAAACAGCTTATCTTGTTTTTATATACTACTACTTTATTCACCGATCACAgattttggagagagagagagagagagagagctggctACGCCGGAGGAGGTTGGAGCCAGCTACCCTTACCTACCTACTGTGACTGTTACTGCCGAAAGGTGGAGGTGGCGGAGCTGTCCTGAAAGAGCCAGAGCCAGAGCCAGAGCCAGAGCcagagcccaagcccaagcccagcCCAGCCGTTATAATTGACGTGGGCGGCTcaattcttctcttctcttcacaCCTATTTTAATGGGGCGGGGGTaatcattttcttatttttccaAGCCAATTGTGTTTTTTTAGCTGTTTAATACTATGATGGAGTATATGCTCCATAGATGCAGAATTGCAGGTAGATATTTTTGAGTTAATCATAGAAAAATAGCAAGTTACCACAAAAGTCACTAGCTAAATGTTCATGTTCAATGGATTCAACCTTTCTATAAAGAATAAacagtttcttctttctttacaAATATCCTCGGTTATCATTTAACATGGTCATCATctggtcaaaactcaaaaagatAGACTTCGGTTTTCTTTAGGTCTCATCTGGAAGAATCTCTACTTAATATCTTATAATAAGGATTTACTGAAGACTTTCAAGTTTAACTGTTAAAATGGATTAGATATTTAAAAGATCAACATACTTACGCAACGGTTGAACTTGAAAGTTCTCAGTGAGTTTTTATTATAAGGTGTTTATTGGAGAGAGCCTTTATAAATCACATGCTCCTGGTTTTAAATATGTATGAGTATAGTTATATAAGTGTGTGTGTCAAAATACGACTGAGTACACATTTGTAATAAATCTTAAATGtgttaaaaaaatatatcattCAAACACATTACAAATTTTCGTTCAATTACATGTTAAataaactattttttttataataaagtCAAATTGACTTGTCATTGATACTCAAGCCataatgaccattacatatccttcatCTGTCATCTATGGTCATATAAAAAGTTGTGGTGGTGCCACGGTAGTACATAAGGATATAGCCACTCGTTAAAAACATTTAGTGTTCACCAACGAAATGCAAGTTTTATAGACTacgacatagtaaataggcacgGTACAAAATAGAAAAGTACATAAAACTCCTTAAAAAAGTAGGAAGTTATTAGAAAGAAAACAACTAACTAATTAAAAGCCCTAAAGACCCCAAGGAAAAAGGCAGCCTGAGGCCAAGCAGCAGCCCCGCCCAACTCTAATGCCCCCACATCTCCACTACCAAAACTTCAAGTGATCCCGAAGCCAGATGACTATAGTCTACCATCATCCGTCCGACCGCCTCCGAGCCAATGCCAACACTGACGCTGGAGCGCCACTGGATGAGAGAAAGCTTGTCAAAATTTAGGTTAAGATTGGGCGCGTGCGGCACGGTTTCTCAACCTTAGGGTTTTTAAGAGCCCATGTTAAATAAACTGTGTGAGGTTATTACATAGTACCATCGGTTTTTTAATTAATCGTATTAGCAAAACGTTTCTATATATGTTTGGTGAAGAGCAAGTCTCAATCATACAACTGAATTTTCTATAGAAAGATTATCCAACCAGGGAAGAAGTTTGTCGTGGACCAACTTAGGCCTGTCATCGTGGGGGCAGTGCCCAACTCCTTGTAAAATGGAGAGGCTCACATTCGATTTCTGAGAAGGTAAGGAAGTGAAGTATTTGCCAACAGGCCCATCGAGTGGAGTGAACGGGTCTTCATCTCCCCATAGGACTAGAATCGGTAGGGAGAGGCCTGGCATTAACTGGACCGGGTTTGGTCCTGGTGGGCCTGTTACGATCGAGACAAAAGCGTCCAGTGCACCTGGGTCACTTGTTGGTTCCATTATGATCTACAAAATTAATCATAATAATCAGACAATCACAACTTACTCCAACCAGCTGGTGACATTTTGTTGGATTAGATGAAACTCTTAATAATGAAATTCTATTTCATTCTTTTGTCCACTGATATGGTTTTCTCATATGATTCGATGATACAATTCGTGTCATATACGAAAATATAGTTAGATATTCACAACATCACTTTACCTCTACTAATTCTTCATCCACAGATTCTTTGTTGGCGTAAACAGATGATAAGATATTTCTTAAACTTTCCCTGCATTGAGCATTCAAAATCATTAGATCATAACCATGCAAATAACTTTTATTACACTTAAAAGGTTTTACCATACCTCTGTCTAACACGCTCAAAAATGAAGGAAGCAATAGGTCGTTGCTTCAACAAGAAATCAATTAGCATGAGCAAAGGGAAGAGCAGCTTGATCCTCCAATCATCAACAATGGCCTTGTTATTCATCCCACCAGAGCAATTCAAAAGCACTAGCCCTCGAACCAGTCCCTTTTTAGATTCTAATACGTTGGACCAAAACATGCAAAATTAACTAATTAGTATACACAGATAATTAAGATGTTTAGAATATATTAATCAGGTTAACTAATTGAGGCTTGAATTAAGCTGCACCTGAGGCAGAGATTACACATGCAAGGCTTCCCACAGAGTTGCCTATTAAAACAGTAGGCTTCTGAACAACTTCATCCAAAAAATCCAAGATTAACTGTTTACACACAATGCAATTTTATTAGTGTAAGATTAATCTTAAAAATTCGGAGCTGTGATACTTCAAAACATTGGTaaattttttctaattttctactTCAAAAAACTTATGTTCAAACTAAGCAAACAAACATGTTACATACCTCAGCCCATTTCTCCATGGTGTATGAAAAGCCTATCGGCTTATCTGAGGCACCAAAGCCAATCAGGTCAATAGCATAAACTGTATAATGCTTCGCCAATGTCTTAATATTTCTGTGAGAATTTCATGCAAGTATATATATtaccaaatttactcactaattTTAttcatcaaaataaaaacataatcaAAGTGTACGCAATGATTCATTTATTCAAGTTTCTATCTGTTGATTTTGAATTTCATTTACTTGACCGTAACATAGTGCAATCCGGGGAACAAATTAAGCAAAAGAAATATTTTTCTAAAAGCAAATAATAATATATGAGTTGGAAATTACATTAATAATACAAGTAGATAAGGAGATAAGTGGCTAGTATGCAATGCAGTAGATGTGGATGCAGATCAATCATCAGAATAGGACCAAAGACAAACCTGCGCCAGTGAGGAACGGAGGCGCCGAAGCCGTGAACAAGAAGAATAGGAGGAGCATTTGGATTCGGATTTGCATCTTCTGGATGTGAAACAATGTAGTTGATGGCGTACTGACCCTTCCACTTCCACTTCACGTACTTGTCCTTAATCTCTCCCAGCTCCAATTCCAACACTACATCGTCGGCGGCGGCCGCGGCACCAGTACTAGTTGCCTCTGCTGCAATACTAGATGATGATGAGTTAAGTTTCATGGCGGGAACAGTAGTGATACTATTAACGGTGGTCGGGTCTGGATGGTTGTTTTGACCAAGCAAGACTCCTCCTCGTCTACCATAGCTAAGCAAACAACTAGTTTTTACTGCTTTCTGGTTTGGTATCGACTGCTGTAAATGCAAATATTGTGGCAATGAATGGGGAGATATTACCGTCACCCCCATCCTATGGTTTCTATCTGAATTCTCACTCTTAGATGGCATGTATTTACTTCTTTCTTTTATATATGGCCAACCCCAGCTGTGTCTTTGCCTAGCTATACAAATCTATTTGACGAGATCATAGCCACTCACCAAATCTAATGGCCGGTTTTGGAATTAACAACCCCAGTCAGGATATATCCCGGCCACTGGCCAGTCCCTTTCTCTCGAGCCTTGACAAAACGCACAATTGAAACATCTAGAATATTACATGACTCGAAACATGATAAATTACTTTGGAAATTTTCCTTTATTGTATCTATGCTCAGGTATATCTATACAAGACTGCATCTAGATCACCGACTTCTTGGAATAATCTTAAGGCTGCCTTGAGCTCCAAACTTAGCTTGTAGTtgattaatttattattaaCCCGGAAGTCAAGTCTTTTGTTTAGCATATCTTCTAAAATACTCTATTTAGTTGAAGTCATCATttattagtatattattgtggaAAATGCTCACTTTCTACATGCTCACTTTTTTTGTGCaactattgccaccctaccattttctttattcaccTTACtggctttttttttaaaaaaaataacctactaaaaaagatgatcaaaggatttcactcataTCCCTATGGTGACTTGAACCTATGACTTCGTCATTTGGTAGttggtgctctaaccactgagctaacccTATTGACTTATTATaccttacattttaatttcaattattaaatttacttatctaacccatttctctttccaagaatatccttatatgacatatccaattaaaaaaaatgtttttaacgaaaatctctcatttaatttataccaataaaaaaactaaaatatattaaaatttcagaataaaatcataatctatttcaaaaaattaatcataatctaatttaccttcatttttctaatttttttttcaattttagcattctctatttcaatccatgtaaaaagattagtacgtttcttcaaaaaaaaaaaaaaaaaaagtaagtctagaactatgagcaatgaagatgagattgattttattttttttgtgttttaaatttttactttcggtgttcacgAATGGTATTACaaagattttgataaagttaacactaatgactttgtgaattgaataacgaattaacgatgaggtggcaacaaaaagacaaaaaaaaaaaagtaataaattcaaatttgggcggagaaaataaagattaatgttaaccaatgagaaattaagtaatcttcgtatttaattaattacttatgtatttatttttcctcacatttttggattttagaaaattagtgtacttattagtcattttggacttgagtaatatagtctttcagtaattcaaatatttgtaggatgaactaagaaaatggtagggtggcaatagccgcccCGGCCCTTTCTCAAATCCGAGCCATTCTTAATTTTGCTCTATAT
Coding sequences:
- the LOC112172325 gene encoding uncharacterized protein LOC112172325 isoform X2, with protein sequence MAFNREMDAFSIHNERKGVSGSSTPQDLAWNTVEGMQLAGKNIHEWQAELDAIAKEVEAELISKDIGCHLAQVLEAVNVVLFESRGFRRSPVLGDAKNSYLHLVLSSGSGIAIMLSIIYIEVCRRLSLTIVGSRVGEEFLIWPQTGYPEELFKVTSGHSLFAIVNGRCVEDPRSKASDLTSNSLSGLEIATNRDIIGIALANLVRLHWKHASRSTHGLMLTSPLRHVHNAHDKLYKITDSKAPLLRPRELRLAIMASERLLILQPHNWASRRDHGMMLYYNREYGKAVQELSICMAFAPEEEAEVLEPFVEKLHLLRLESSWKSLEHSSQLKVS
- the LOC112172325 gene encoding uncharacterized protein LOC112172325 isoform X1, translating into MACLPPLMTSSTAICSADCDDRRPYRSLRYDRWNGCDEKNTKSTGSKYQRRRRRRSLVLGSASSASASPRSHIYQQVLKAARQKFTQEISFQSKDKDVSLAKALLYIAAEDEAFMAFNREMDAFSIHNERKGVSGSSTPQDLAWNTVEGMQLAGKNIHEWQAELDAIAKEVEAELISKDIGCHLAQVLEAVNVVLFESRGFRRSPVLGDAKNSYLHLVLSSGSGIAIMLSIIYIEVCRRLSLTIVGSRVGEEFLIWPQTGYPEELFKVTSGHSLFAIVNGRCVEDPRSKASDLTSNSLSGLEIATNRDIIGIALANLVRLHWKHASRSTHGLMLTSPLRHVHNAHDKLYKITDSKAPLLRPRELRLAIMASERLLILQPHNWASRRDHGMMLYYNREYGKAVQELSICMAFAPEEEAEVLEPFVEKLHLLRLESSWKSLEHSSQLKVS
- the LOC112172826 gene encoding pheophytinase, chloroplastic isoform X2, which translates into the protein MPSKSENSDRNHRMGVTVISPHSLPQYLHLQQSIPNQKAVKTSCLLSYGRRGGVLLGQNNHPDPTTVNSITTVPAMKLNSSSSSIAAEATSTGAAAAADDVVLELELGEIKDKYVKWKWKGQYAINYIVSHPEDANPNPNAPPILLVHGFGASVPHWRRNIKTLAKHYTVYAIDLIGFGASDKPIGFSYTMEKWAELILDFLDEVVQKPTVLIGNSVGSLACVISASESKKGLVRGLVLLNCSGGMNNKAIVDDWRIKLLFPLLMLIDFLLKQRPIASFIFERVRQRESLRNILSSVYANKESVDEELVEIIMEPTSDPGALDAFVSIVTGPPGPNPVQLMPGLSLPILVLWGDEDPFTPLDGPVGKYFTSLPSQKSNVSLSILQGVGHCPHDDRPKLVHDKLLPWLDNLSIENSVV
- the LOC112172826 gene encoding pheophytinase, chloroplastic isoform X1 gives rise to the protein MQIRIQMLLLFFLFTASAPPFLTGADKPIGFSYTMEKWAELILDFLDEVVQKPTVLIGNSVGSLACVISASESKKGLVRGLVLLNCSGGMNNKAIVDDWRIKLLFPLLMLIDFLLKQRPIASFIFERVRQRESLRNILSSVYANKESVDEELVEIIMEPTSDPGALDAFVSIVTGPPGPNPVQLMPGLSLPILVLWGDEDPFTPLDGPVGKYFTSLPSQKSNVSLSILQGVGHCPHDDRPKLVHDKLLPWLDNLSIENSVV